In Opitutales bacterium, the following proteins share a genomic window:
- a CDS encoding phosphoribosylglycinamide formyltransferase yields the protein MGFRIVILGSGRGSNARALLEAERADRLQGAEIVGVLSDKKDAGILEHGRAFEKESIHVPYGKKKEQPCLDQLEQWAPDLVILAGFMRIIGDQFLARWEGKIINLHPSLLPSFKGLDGIGQAWRAGVKVTGCTVHWVNAELDGGEIIDQQAVRVEENDTLESLEEKIHAAEHVLLVSVVAQLSAAS from the coding sequence ATGGGGTTCCGTATAGTCATTCTGGGCAGTGGTCGTGGCAGTAACGCGCGCGCCCTACTTGAAGCTGAGCGTGCCGATAGACTGCAGGGTGCGGAAATTGTCGGGGTTTTGTCAGATAAAAAGGATGCCGGTATATTAGAGCATGGCCGCGCCTTTGAGAAAGAGTCCATTCATGTGCCCTACGGGAAAAAGAAAGAGCAACCGTGTCTCGATCAGCTAGAGCAGTGGGCGCCTGATCTGGTCATACTCGCTGGTTTCATGCGGATTATCGGGGATCAATTTCTCGCACGGTGGGAAGGGAAAATCATCAATTTGCACCCAAGTCTACTTCCTTCTTTCAAGGGGCTCGATGGCATTGGCCAAGCTTGGCGTGCCGGAGTAAAGGTAACTGGATGTACGGTGCATTGGGTGAATGCCGAGCTAGATGGTGGCGAGATTATAGATCAACAAGCCGTGCGGGTGGAGGAGAACGATACACTTGAGAGTCTCGAAGAGAAAATCCACGCTGCGGAACATGTTCTCCTCGTCAGTGTTGTCGCACAATTGAGCGCCGCCAGCTGA
- a CDS encoding membrane integrity-associated transporter subunit PqiC, with protein sequence MIRVISILATACLLSGCSSSSQPNIANYLLPSPMALESNTEIGSIRVSTADYLDESNIQLELADGTLKAANYHHWAQSLELECERYLDTRLQTSGDSNAPQIEVEIHRFHGDESGRIILEGRWKKNIVDSPTDATWQFFKLQKDSPFEGYASFVDTHADLLDELCQVILID encoded by the coding sequence ATGATTAGAGTGATCTCCATTTTAGCCACCGCATGCCTCCTTTCTGGGTGCAGCTCAAGTTCACAACCAAACATCGCGAATTACCTGCTTCCCTCTCCGATGGCTCTTGAAAGCAATACTGAAATAGGCAGTATTCGGGTATCGACCGCTGATTACCTAGATGAGTCCAATATCCAGCTTGAGCTTGCCGACGGGACACTTAAGGCCGCCAACTACCATCATTGGGCCCAATCACTAGAGCTCGAGTGTGAGCGATACTTGGACACCCGTTTACAAACATCCGGAGACTCCAATGCCCCACAAATCGAAGTGGAAATCCATCGTTTCCATGGAGATGAGTCAGGACGCATCATCCTCGAAGGCAGATGGAAAAAAAATATAGTCGATAGTCCGACCGACGCCACCTGGCAGTTCTTCAAGCTGCAAAAAGACTCACCCTTTGAGGGGTATGCATCCTTTGTAGACACCCACGCCGATCTGCTCGATGAGCTTTGCCAAGTAATTCTCATCGATTAG
- the pqiB gene encoding intermembrane transport protein PqiB: MTSTEATVKRSKRLSPIWIIPILALSIGVWIVFKTFQEQGPTVTIEFESASGLEAEKTKIKFRSVDVGVVESVRLSKTYDKVIIRARIDRSARDLLTQDADVWVVKPRVGIQGISGISTLLSGNYIAISPGIEAPGKRFFVGLEDPPLTPADTPGTRVTLISSDGNSLSAGDPVLYRNHTVGKVERANFNINERLFEYMLFIEAPYNDLLTSTSRFWNVSGISISTSSEGISLEAGTLESILMGGVTFGIPEKMGTGFPVEDGEEFNLYPDYDAINEMPYLHSSEYVLLFHSSIRGLAVGAPVQYRGIDMGNVVGISFDYVPDPQETTIGDVPIPVKIRIDPARMGFPDTQDSLAELHSRMENRVGEGLRATLSTGNIITGELYVSLDFFPNEDAATIDKLGDYYIFPTVSSGFSQIQKQITNILNTVESLPIEETVVSANAAIAELEKALVAAQETMNSVTQFIGKEETQGLPAEINQTLEELRKTVESFSSDSDFQRTTIDTLKEIEEVADGIESMLKTLKAKPNALIFSGNQEEDPIPGKKRND, from the coding sequence ATGACATCCACCGAAGCGACTGTTAAACGTTCTAAGCGCCTATCCCCTATATGGATTATACCCATACTCGCTCTGAGTATTGGAGTATGGATCGTCTTTAAGACATTCCAGGAACAGGGCCCAACCGTCACTATCGAATTTGAGTCTGCATCAGGACTCGAAGCTGAAAAGACAAAGATAAAGTTCCGCAGCGTGGATGTCGGCGTGGTGGAATCGGTGCGATTGAGCAAAACTTACGACAAGGTAATCATCCGCGCCCGTATCGATCGGTCCGCGCGCGACCTCCTCACCCAGGACGCAGATGTCTGGGTCGTAAAGCCCCGAGTCGGCATCCAAGGTATTTCTGGAATCAGCACCCTCCTTTCCGGCAACTACATCGCAATTTCACCGGGCATTGAGGCCCCAGGGAAGCGATTTTTCGTCGGGCTCGAAGATCCTCCATTGACCCCAGCAGACACCCCAGGAACACGGGTTACTTTGATCAGCAGCGATGGGAATTCTCTATCCGCAGGCGATCCTGTTCTCTACAGAAACCACACTGTCGGGAAAGTAGAGCGGGCCAACTTCAATATAAACGAACGGCTTTTTGAGTATATGCTCTTTATCGAGGCTCCCTACAATGACCTCCTTACTTCTACTAGCCGGTTTTGGAATGTCAGCGGGATTTCGATCAGCACGAGTTCAGAGGGGATCTCGCTTGAAGCAGGCACACTCGAATCGATCCTCATGGGCGGTGTCACCTTCGGCATTCCCGAAAAAATGGGCACTGGGTTCCCGGTGGAAGATGGTGAGGAATTTAACCTATACCCAGACTATGATGCTATCAATGAAATGCCATACCTACATTCCTCGGAATATGTGCTGCTCTTTCATAGCTCGATTCGCGGCCTTGCGGTAGGAGCTCCCGTTCAATACCGGGGAATTGACATGGGTAACGTTGTGGGAATTTCATTCGATTATGTGCCTGACCCACAGGAAACAACGATTGGCGACGTGCCCATTCCTGTTAAAATCCGCATCGATCCGGCGCGCATGGGATTTCCTGATACACAGGACTCTTTGGCTGAGTTACACAGCCGGATGGAAAATCGTGTCGGCGAGGGTCTCCGTGCCACGCTCAGCACTGGAAATATAATTACCGGAGAGCTCTACGTATCGCTTGACTTCTTCCCCAATGAGGACGCCGCCACCATCGATAAACTGGGCGATTACTACATCTTCCCTACCGTATCGAGCGGATTCAGCCAGATTCAAAAGCAAATTACCAACATCCTCAACACAGTTGAATCCTTGCCCATTGAAGAAACCGTCGTGTCTGCCAATGCAGCCATTGCTGAATTAGAAAAGGCCCTCGTTGCTGCCCAAGAGACAATGAATTCGGTCACACAATTTATTGGTAAAGAAGAAACCCAAGGCCTACCTGCAGAAATCAATCAAACCCTCGAGGAATTGCGCAAGACAGTCGAAAGCTTCTCCTCAGACTCCGATTTCCAGCGCACCACCATCGACACCCTCAAAGAGATTGAAGAAGTGGCCGACGGTATCGAATCGATGTTAAAAACGCTGAAAGCAAAGCCCAACGCATTGATCTTCTCCGGAAACCAAGAAGAGGACCCCATACCAGGAAAGAAAAGAAATGATTAG
- a CDS encoding paraquat-inducible protein A has translation MRPESHKSAAELGLAGCHTCGKVSHIDEKHCPRCGAPLHLRKHNAVQTCVALVVTAIILYIPANVLPIMSTATFGSSEPSTILSGVVMLWEHGSAFIAIIILIASVVVPLAKMFMLLYICWVISRRKQTGQKDSTRLFVITEIIGRWSMIDVFVVGILAILVQFTGLMSVEPGPAIISFAGVVIFTMFAAMALDPRLIWDRNHPQDIYPSHS, from the coding sequence ATGCGACCTGAGTCGCATAAGAGTGCCGCAGAGCTTGGGCTTGCGGGCTGTCATACCTGTGGGAAAGTTTCTCATATCGACGAGAAACACTGTCCGCGGTGCGGCGCGCCCCTTCATCTACGCAAGCACAACGCCGTTCAGACATGTGTCGCCCTAGTTGTCACTGCGATCATCCTCTATATCCCGGCCAATGTACTTCCGATCATGTCGACGGCGACGTTCGGCAGCTCAGAACCGAGCACGATTTTGTCGGGCGTCGTGATGCTTTGGGAGCATGGTTCCGCATTTATCGCGATCATTATCCTGATCGCGAGCGTCGTGGTACCTCTCGCCAAGATGTTTATGCTCCTTTATATCTGCTGGGTAATCTCAAGGCGGAAACAGACTGGGCAAAAAGATAGCACGCGGCTTTTTGTGATCACGGAGATCATTGGCCGCTGGTCGATGATAGACGTGTTTGTTGTAGGCATCCTTGCAATCCTCGTACAATTTACCGGCCTCATGTCCGTGGAACCCGGCCCTGCGATCATTTCTTTTGCTGGCGTAGTGATCTTTACCATGTTTGCCGCCATGGCTCTCGATCCACGACTCATTTGGGATAGAAATCATCCCCAAGACATATATCCAAGCCACTCATGA
- a CDS encoding paraquat-inducible protein A, with amino-acid sequence MSQTIRENTHLEKTIACHMCDLLVEVPQLKEGTKAECPRCGHTLCASPKDGMIRPLAISIAALVLLLLSNLFPFMTISAGGQEQMMTLFHGSLALHSGGDSVIAFIILACAVFIPAGVLIMIVWLVIELLIPERPPKAFPFLAKLVFKLIPWAMADVFLVGVLISLIKISSLAAVDMGPSFWIFVGFTILFTWALSSLDRILIWNTWERKSHAT; translated from the coding sequence ATGTCTCAAACTATCAGAGAAAATACCCATTTAGAAAAGACCATTGCGTGTCACATGTGTGATCTTCTGGTCGAGGTGCCGCAGCTTAAAGAAGGCACTAAAGCGGAATGCCCAAGGTGTGGCCATACACTCTGCGCCTCACCGAAAGATGGTATGATCCGCCCACTGGCTATTTCCATCGCGGCGCTCGTGCTCTTGCTTTTATCGAATCTCTTTCCCTTCATGACCATTAGCGCCGGGGGCCAAGAGCAAATGATGACCCTTTTCCATGGATCGCTCGCCCTTCATAGCGGGGGCGATAGTGTCATAGCATTCATCATCTTAGCCTGTGCAGTCTTCATCCCCGCAGGCGTACTCATCATGATTGTCTGGCTCGTCATCGAGCTCCTGATACCCGAGAGACCTCCGAAGGCGTTTCCGTTTCTTGCCAAACTCGTATTTAAGCTCATCCCCTGGGCTATGGCGGATGTCTTCCTGGTGGGCGTTTTGATCAGCCTCATAAAGATCTCGTCGCTGGCTGCAGTCGACATGGGGCCCTCTTTCTGGATTTTTGTTGGATTCACGATCCTGTTCACCTGGGCGCTCAGCAGCCTCGACCGGATCTTAATCTGGAACACATGGGAGAGGAAAAGCCATGCGACCTGA
- a CDS encoding purine/pyrimidine permease: MAESNPSKPDSEPGNQQALIYRLNERPKTVWETIFYGYQHTMVDISPFIVPLGVATAIGMSAGEASYFINLCLFSMGIATLLQTTIGNRLPIVQGPSVILIGMLANIGQKLGAGVMWGAIFVGGFLEMLLGASGLLRYLQKLFPPAVAGVVVICIGISLGQVAVMLAVRDGSGSHLMYSGLVIAMIFVMQVRFPNALNGLVARGSILFSMFFVGAVVAGFAGDVNWDLVNEKAWFSFPSLFPYGGPGFGWEFVLAAILTCLAGYLGSVFESLGDYAATCATCEEPYTAKIMNRGIFAEGLGSMVAAMFGGLPCTSFTQNIGIIATTRVASRVVVQFSAVVFILYGICPKFGALLVAMPGAVLGGVFLVICGMITITGMRLASLAESTTVNQLVIGLTLVISLGLPFYIKQSLPQEWVEGLPTLVSLIITNSVVLVVVVGLSLNVLLNHVLKPRQDHD; encoded by the coding sequence ATGGCTGAATCGAACCCTTCGAAACCTGATTCCGAACCGGGAAATCAACAGGCACTCATCTATCGGTTGAATGAACGCCCCAAGACCGTATGGGAAACCATTTTTTATGGATATCAGCATACGATGGTGGATATTTCTCCTTTTATCGTGCCTTTGGGTGTGGCAACGGCGATTGGAATGTCTGCGGGTGAGGCGTCCTATTTTATCAATTTATGTCTGTTCTCTATGGGTATCGCCACACTGCTCCAGACAACCATCGGGAATCGGCTGCCGATCGTTCAAGGACCGTCGGTGATTCTGATCGGGATGCTGGCGAATATTGGCCAGAAGTTGGGGGCTGGTGTGATGTGGGGTGCGATTTTTGTGGGTGGGTTCCTCGAGATGTTGCTGGGGGCTTCCGGCTTATTGCGGTATCTGCAAAAACTGTTTCCGCCTGCGGTGGCTGGGGTCGTCGTTATTTGCATCGGCATATCTTTGGGGCAGGTCGCAGTGATGCTTGCTGTGAGAGACGGGAGTGGCTCTCACTTGATGTATTCGGGATTGGTGATCGCGATGATCTTCGTGATGCAAGTGCGCTTTCCAAATGCGCTCAACGGTTTGGTAGCCAGAGGATCTATCCTGTTTTCGATGTTTTTTGTGGGGGCGGTTGTGGCTGGATTCGCGGGGGATGTGAACTGGGATCTAGTGAATGAGAAGGCCTGGTTTTCGTTTCCGAGTCTCTTTCCCTATGGCGGACCCGGATTTGGTTGGGAGTTTGTCCTGGCAGCGATCTTAACCTGCCTGGCTGGCTATCTGGGCTCAGTCTTCGAATCCCTAGGGGATTATGCCGCGACCTGCGCTACCTGTGAGGAGCCCTACACCGCTAAGATCATGAATCGTGGTATATTCGCCGAGGGATTGGGTTCGATGGTCGCTGCCATGTTTGGCGGCCTCCCATGCACGAGTTTTACTCAGAATATTGGCATTATTGCCACGACGCGCGTGGCGAGCCGTGTGGTGGTCCAGTTTTCTGCAGTCGTATTTATTTTATACGGGATCTGCCCCAAATTTGGCGCCTTACTCGTTGCGATGCCTGGAGCGGTTCTCGGGGGCGTATTCCTGGTGATTTGTGGTATGATCACGATCACCGGCATGCGTTTGGCGTCCCTGGCTGAGTCGACGACGGTTAACCAGTTGGTGATCGGGCTCACCTTAGTGATTTCTCTGGGTCTGCCTTTTTATATTAAGCAAAGCTTGCCTCAGGAATGGGTGGAAGGGCTGCCAACGCTCGTAAGCCTGATCATCACCAACAGCGTCGTACTCGTGGTCGTGGTAGGGTTGAGCCTAAACGTGCTGCTCAACCATGTTTTGAAGCCCAGGCAGGACCACGATTAG
- a CDS encoding isopenicillin N synthase family oxygenase — MPDTNPSPTPLEELKKESLIGGLGGNKDRAIPQIDLSDYIERKSEIADALWEAATRIGFFQLINHGIDASLVEEAFQLSEAFFAQDSETKEKYPMLPGTNAGWEYRAQVRPSTGTADRKESYQITLPRMAKLWPTGSEVPGFKATMLAFERANWALGMKVLDCLALKLGFASDFFTDCHDPISPEYQSTLRLIHYLEMKDAQPEDFDLWRAGAHTDFDCLTLLHQRPGQGGLQLCPGLESDADELEWTDVPPLPGVVTCNIGDMLMRWADDQLLSTLHRVRMPQPEEYQGARYSIAFFCQGNKDAMIQGPKGKYEPITAHDYLQARIAANFAK, encoded by the coding sequence ATGCCAGACACAAATCCGAGCCCCACTCCACTCGAAGAACTAAAAAAAGAATCCTTGATCGGAGGACTCGGCGGCAACAAAGACCGCGCAATCCCGCAGATTGACTTGAGCGATTACATCGAGCGCAAAAGTGAAATCGCCGATGCTTTGTGGGAGGCCGCGACAAGAATCGGTTTTTTCCAGCTCATCAATCACGGCATAGATGCATCCTTAGTCGAAGAGGCCTTCCAACTATCCGAGGCCTTCTTTGCTCAGGATTCTGAAACGAAAGAAAAATACCCGATGCTTCCCGGCACAAATGCCGGCTGGGAGTATCGCGCTCAAGTGCGCCCGTCTACCGGAACCGCCGACCGGAAAGAGTCGTATCAGATCACGCTACCACGCATGGCTAAGTTATGGCCCACGGGCTCGGAAGTCCCAGGCTTCAAAGCAACCATGCTCGCATTCGAACGCGCAAACTGGGCCTTAGGCATGAAGGTACTCGATTGCCTTGCATTGAAACTCGGATTCGCCAGCGACTTTTTTACCGATTGTCACGACCCCATCTCGCCCGAATACCAATCCACGCTGCGCCTCATTCATTACCTGGAGATGAAAGATGCACAGCCCGAAGACTTTGACCTCTGGCGCGCCGGAGCCCATACCGATTTTGACTGCCTGACGCTTCTCCATCAACGCCCGGGACAAGGAGGCTTACAACTCTGCCCAGGCTTGGAATCCGACGCCGACGAACTTGAATGGACCGACGTGCCCCCCCTGCCCGGTGTAGTTACCTGCAATATTGGAGACATGCTCATGCGCTGGGCCGACGATCAACTCCTCTCTACCCTCCATCGTGTGCGCATGCCGCAGCCCGAGGAGTATCAAGGCGCCCGCTATTCAATCGCATTTTTCTGCCAAGGAAACAAAGACGCGATGATCCAGGGCCCCAAAGGCAAATATGAGCCCATCACCGCTCACGATTATCTTCAGGCACGCATCGCTGCGAATTTCGCGAAATAG